A single Triticum dicoccoides isolate Atlit2015 ecotype Zavitan chromosome 2A, WEW_v2.0, whole genome shotgun sequence DNA region contains:
- the LOC119353262 gene encoding uncharacterized protein LOC119353262, whose product MAARPPPPCFFSFLKHGALLPARHGGLFLPLLALTAALAAALLLTNSLAVQPLAAAALVDASAISRADPAGAAYPGLVRALRGDLRRLLLEVGACVLAAVVVGSAIKIATVFAAVRAFSSGTDDDDATERLTVSAVLGGARGNLWGPVATVAFGYVLEVACAGAIVALALATVYLLERSLLLLFLDVLLVLLASLFLVYLTVVCAVAVVVSVAEPGRHGAAAVSRAWRLMEGRSARAALYVVATCALGAAVSPVYTLALRLWPRSPCAGVAAGAAYVALLGAVEVFSVAAVTAYYFECRDSKEEEEVAAAHRHRYAKLPNGDA is encoded by the coding sequence ATGGCGGCCCGACCGCCGCCCCcgtgcttcttctccttcctcaagcACGGCGCCCTCCTCCCGGCGCGCCACGGCGGGCTCTTCCTGCCGCTGCTCGCGCTCACCGCGGCCCTCGCCGCGGCGCTCCTCCTCACCAACTCCCTCGCCGTgcagcccctcgccgccgccgcgctggtCGACGCCAGCGCCATCAGCCGCGCCGACCCGGCCGGCGCCGCGTACCCAGGCCTCGTCAGGGCGCTCAGGGGCGACCTCAGGCGGCTCCTGCTCGAGGTTGGCGCGTGCGTCCTCGCCGCGGTCGTCGTCGGGTCCGCCATCAAGATAGCCACCGTCTTCGCCGCCGTCAGGGCGTTCTCCTCCGGCACCGATGACGACGACGCCACCGAGCGGCTGACCGTGTCCGCTGTCCTGGGCGGCGCGAGGGGCAACCTGTGGGGGCCCGTCGCGACCGTGGCCTTCGGGTACGTCCTCGAGGTGGCCTGCGCGGGCGCCATCGTCGCGCTGGCGCTGGCCACGGTCTACCTCCTGGAGCGCTCGCTGCTGCTCCTCTTCCTCGACGTCCTGCTCGTGCTCCTCGCGTCGCTCTTCCTCGTCTACCTCACCGTGGTCTGCGCGGTGGCGGTCGTGGTCTCGGTGGCGGAGCCGGGGCGGCACGGCGCGGCGGCGGTGTCCCGCGCGTGGCGGCTGATGGAGGGGAGGAGCGCGCGGGCGGCGCTCTACGTGGTCGCGACGTGCGCGCTCGGCGCCGCGGTGTCGCCGGTGTACACGCTGGCGCTGAGGCTTTGGCCGCGGAGCCCGTGCGCCGGGGTGGCCGCCGGCGCCGCCTACGTGGCCCTGCTCGGCGCCGTGGAGGTGTTCTCCGTCGCGGCCGTCACGGCGTACTACTTCGAGTGCAGggacagcaaggaggaggaggaggtggcggcagcCCACAGACACAGATACGCCAAGCTGCCCAATGGAGATGCGTGA